A window of the Lactuca sativa cultivar Salinas chromosome 7, Lsat_Salinas_v11, whole genome shotgun sequence genome harbors these coding sequences:
- the LOC111913840 gene encoding anaphase-promoting complex subunit 6 — protein MMEEHIEKLRGVVRDCVSKHLYSSAIFFADKVAAFTSDPADIYMQAQALFLGRHYRRAFHLLNASQIVLRDLRFRYLAAKCLEELKEWDQCLLMLGEAKVDEHGNFSDTKDSNVMYLDKDSEDREINISSAICFLRGKAYEALENRSQARQWYKAAIRADPLCYEAIECLIENHMLTCEEEKSLLSSLQFAQEDGWLSSFYSCLIKKYDKASIVEEKFNELEKEDTSNHSLTCTLKNNTDLLACKAEYYHQCGEYQKCFELTSVLLEKDPFHLKSTMVHIAAAMELGHSNELYLMACNLVKDYPQKAISWFAVGCYYYCIKKYDQSRRYFSKATSLEGTFAPGWIGYGNAYAAKEEGDQAMSGYRTAARLFPGCHLPTLYIGMEYMRTHSFKLADQFFMQAKAICPSDPLVYNELGVVAYHMKEYKKAEWWFKKTLAHIPTPLSEMWESTVVNLAHTLRKLKLYSEAITYYEKALALSTRSLSTYAGLAYTYHLRGNYTDAITYYHKALWINPDDQFCTEMLTVALVDESRQGIESEI, from the exons ATGATGGAAGAACACATCGAGAAGTTGAGAGGTGTAGTCAGAGATTGCGTTAGCAAGCATCTATATTCGTCGGCGATCTTCTTCGCCGACAAGGTCGCCGCCTTCACCTCCGATCCCGCTGATATTTACATGCAAGCACAAGCCCTATTTCTCGGTCGTCATTACCGCCGTGCTTTCCACCTGCTCAATGCTTCTCAGATTGTTCTCCGTGATCTTCGTTTTCGTTATCTGGCTGCCAAATGCCTC GAGGAACTAAAGGAGTGGGATCAGTGTTTGCTGATGCTTGGAGAAGCTAAGGTGGACGAACATGGGAATTTTAGTGATACCAAGGACTCTAATGTCATGTATTTGGATAAAGATAGTGAAGATCGAGAAATTAAT ATATCATCAGCAATTTGTTTTCTTAGAGGCAAGGCTTATGAAGCTTTGGAGAATCGTTCTCAGGCTAGACAATG GTACAAGGCTGCAATTAGAGCAGATCCTTTATGCTATGAG GCAATTGAATGTCTTATTGAAAACCACATGCTAACATGTGAAGAAG AGAAAAGTCTTCTTTCATCTCTACAGTTTGCTCAAGAAGATGGCTGGCTTTCTTCATTCTATTCATGTCTGATAAAAAAA tATGATAAAGCAAGTATTGTAGAAGAAAAATTCAATGAACTGGAGAAAGAAGACACATCAAATCATTCCTTGACTTGTACACTAAAAAACAACACAGATCTTTTAGCATGTAAAGCTGAATACTATCATCAATGTGGCGAATATCAGAAATGCTTTGAATTGACTTCAGT ATTACTTGAAAAAGATCCATTCCATCTTAAAAGCACAATGGTTCATATAGCAGCAGCTATGGAGCTTGGACATTCAAATGAACTTTATCTCATGGCTTGCAACTTAGTCAAAGACTACCCTCAAAA GGCGATATCATGGTTTGCTGTTGGCTGTTACTATTATTGTATCAAGAAGTATGACCAATCACGCCGTTATTTCAG CAAGGCAACTAGCTTAGAAGGAACATTTGCCCCTGGTTGGATAGGATATGGGAATGCTTATGCAGCCAAAGAAGAAGGTGATCAAGCTATGTCTGGTTATCGAACTGCTGCACGTTTATTTCCTGG GTGTCACTTACCCACTTTATATATTGGAATGGAGTATATGCGAACCCACAGCTTCAAACTCGCTGATCAG TTTTTTATGCAAGCAAAGGCAATATGTCCTTCGGATCCACTTGTGTATAATGAGCTTGGAGTTGTTGCATATCATATGAAAGA GTATAAAAAGGCGGAATGGTGGTTTAAAAAGACTTTGGCTCACATACCAACACCATTAAGTGAAATGTGGGAATCAACTGTGGTTAATCTTGCTCATACTTTAAGAAAACTCAA GTTGTATAGTGAAGCAATTACATATTACGAAAAGGCCCTTGCACTATCTACAAGAAGCTTAAGCACGTATGCTGGTTTAGCATACACATACCATCTGcgg gGTAATTATACAGATGCAATTACATATTATCACAAGGCATTGTGGATTAACCCGGATGATCAGTTTTGCACAGAAATGTTGACAGTGGCTCTTGTTGATGAAAGTCGTCAAGGTATTGAATctgaaatataa